One genomic segment of Sminthopsis crassicaudata isolate SCR6 chromosome 4, ASM4859323v1, whole genome shotgun sequence includes these proteins:
- the PSRC1 gene encoding proline/serine-rich coiled-coil protein 1, producing the protein MDNVEEDIMFIGDETLDFSVPSPWDSREEEEAAEPGIPERPPRRGLAHRSDTNTVAEEPQGLRLSLGPLSPEKLEEILAEANRLAARLEQCALQERDTPGDGKGRRVKASPRRETFVIKNSPVRALLPTVSSSVRGASSPGGLSPRLRSSEKKVSGKALRAAPGKKPSGTKKEVPTGSVLPSARSQSSPLSRITPPARGKVGPSGRAPVAGSASTTRPALALQHPPSTLQRPARTQGPASRLPTPTTIPKPAGQALLSSRSPLSGKGSLPPESTPPRKGPLRPSAAGHRVSAPQKSSLPVSAASRNHLQFPKKVTTSGLTR; encoded by the exons CCGAGAGGAGGAAGAGGCCGCGGAGCCCGGGATTCCTGAGCGGCCACCTAGACGGGGTCTGGCCCACCGGAGTGACACGAATACGGTGGCCGAAGAGCCCCAGGGCTTAAGGCTAAGCCTAGGCCCTCTCAGCCCCGAAAAGCTGGAGGAAATTCTGGCTGAGGCCAACCGTCTGGCGGCCCGACTGGAGCAGTGTGCCCTGCAGGAGAGGGACACTCCTGGTGATGGCAAGGGGAGGCGGGTGAAGGCCAGTCCCCGACGGGAGACGTTCGTGATAAAGAATAGCCCTGTCCGAGCCCTGCTGCCCACCGTGAGCTCTTCCGTCCGGGGGGCCTCTTCTCCGGGAGGCCTGAGCCCCCGACTCCGGAGCAGTGAGAAGAAGGTGTCGGGCAAGGCTCTTCGAGCTGCACCTGGGAAGAAGCCTTCTGGCACAAAGAAA GAGGTGCCCACTGGCAGTGTGCTCCCCTCCGCAAGAAGTCAGTCTTCTCCCCTCAGCCGGATCACCCCTCCAGCCCGGGGGAAAGTGGGACCCAGCGGCAGAGCACCTGTTGCCG GCTCAGCTTCCACCACGCGGCCAGCCCTCGCCCTACAACACCCCCCGAGCACCCTTCAGCGCCCAGCCCGGACGCAGGGCCCGGCCAGCAGGCTGCCCACACCTACCACCATCCCCAAGCCCGCCGGCCAGGCCCTGCTCTCCAGCAGGAGTCCCCTGTCCGGGAAAGGCAGTCTGCCCCCAGAGTCTACTCCGCCTCGGAAAGGACCATTAAGGCCCAGCGCAGCGGGACACCGAG TTTCTGCTCCCCAGAAATCAAGCCTTCCGGTCTCTGCTGCCTCCCGAAACCACCTGCAATTCCCTAAGAAGGTGACGACATCTGGACTCACCAG GTAA